The Tenrec ecaudatus isolate mTenEca1 chromosome 13, mTenEca1.hap1, whole genome shotgun sequence genome segment GGCTGACTAAAGAGTAAAATACTTTATAGTGACAGCTGTGTAGCTCAGTAGGAAGGGCCTGGAAATGTAGCCATTTTGCCTAGATGTGAGGAGACAGCAGAATAGAGAGAAATACTCTGGCATTTCTTTCATTTCCACACAAGCAAAAATGAGCTTAAAGTTGACACATGAAGAAGCTAACTATTACCCAatagtcaatttttaaaattaggaagaTTTTAGAAAATGTTAATTGCATTAAAGCTTTATTTGACTAAAATTGCCTCATTTTCTTGTTTTTCCAATTGAGCCATTTCCATCTGTGTTCACTCACTGGATGAGAGAAAGCTCATAGTCTCTCTCCGGGCCTACAGTTCTCTTCATAGTTGTGATTTGGGTGTAGCTGTGTTAAAGAGAAAGGAGCCCTTTTGTGATCTATCCTCGTTTGTCTTGTACAGTCGAGGTTGTCAGTGAACAGTGTGACTGCTGGAGACTACTCCCGGCCCCTGCACATCTCAACCTTCATCAACGAGCTGGATTCTGGGTTTCGCCTTCTCAACCTGAAGAACGACTCATTGAGGAAGCGCTACGATGGCTTGAAATACGATGTGAAGAAAGTCGAAGAGGTGGTCTATGATCTTTCCATCCGTGGTTTCAATAAGGAAACGGCCGCTGCTTCTGTGGACAAATAGGCTCTCTCCCTGCCCTGGCCTTGTTTACCTCTGCCGCTGCCAGTGAGTGAGCACAGTGCCTCTTAGAGTAGTTCCAATGCCCACTTGCTAAACACCACGCTTTATTTTCTTAACCAGTTGTGGTGTATCAGAAGTAAAACATCTTTGATGGTTTAAAAAAAGCAAGGGCagacttttctttgttgtttcagtgaatttgctctgTAATTCCATGTGTTTTAGTTGTGTCTAGAAGTGTCAGTGTCAACCTCTTGATAAAGTCCTTTTCTTGTGTATTGATATCAATATAATCTTGATGTATTGTTAGGTTTATTGTCTTGTTTGTAGTCCTTCCAGACGTGATCTTTGATGTTTTCTATATTCCAAGTTAGCCATCTAGATACAGGTATGACCTGGATAGAGtgttaaataattaaaaagaactaTTGCCAATTAGAGacaatgaataaattattttatattccTCATTTTAAGCCTTGTGAGTAATTCCAATGTTGAATTTTTTTTACAAGAGAAACGGGGTTGGGACAAGGGTGGGTTTCACTCCCATCAAGATAAGGAGAAGCCGACTGCAAAGGCAGGCTCACCAGGTTACTGGGAAGTTCTTATATTGAAGGGTTTAGTACGGTCTTGTTGCTAGCCCTGTGTTAAGGAACACTGCCAAGTCGGGAGTAgggtttaatattttaaaacacgtGCTGTCTGATATTGCCTTAACAGTCTATTGGAAAGCAAATGTGTGTTAATCTTAAAAACTTCACGCACTTGAACTTAACGGATCAATGAGGGGGGTTTGAAAAGTTCTTGAAAAACATAATTAGAAGAAAATGTGGGGGGTTTTTTCCTACGAACTTTAAAGAACCCTTGTGAAACCCCTCCATCTTTTAGCAGCTACCTAATATTTTGATCTGAGAGCATAAAGCCATTCACGTGCATTAATTAGCAATGCCCTAACTAATGTATTCTTTGTTAAAATGCCATGCTTTGTGGGGAAGTTCATGTTcagctttatatttttattttaaagagtaAGAACTTTTCAATTGTTAATGACTATCCCAACAGAAATCCTTACAGTTTGGGCCAAGTCATTTAAATTCTACTGGTCCTACTCTCATTTCGGATAGTGCTAAGAATATCTGCCGGGTAATTTGCTGTGGGCTCTTCATTTGGAAGTAAGCTATTGAATTAATCCATTGTCCTTTGGAGCTCACTGAAAGGAAGGTACTTACCTTTTCAGAATAATATGAGGTGTTCAGAAATGTCACCTTATCGTGCCCAATACTAATATTAGTCTCTTGCTTATATGATAGGATGTTTGGCATTGCCACAAGAGATTTTTATCTCAGGCTGAAGGAAGGGCTGACTAACCCAAAGAGAAGGTATCAGTGAATTTTAGAACAGTTTTCTTGATAGATCCTTCTGCACAAGATCTTGTTTAATGAAAGTGTTAGGTTCATAAAAGTGCCTGAGATGGTTACCGAAAATGTGCTAGAATAACTGCTGAATTGAGCGTAAAAGCCTTCTTAGTGATGTGATCAGACAGATGCACCAGATTTGATAACGGTTTCTGCCTCTGTAAGTACCGATTGTGCTTCAGAATATTAAAACTCTTGGCATAAGTTGTAAATTTTAGTTTTAACCTGTATTTTAAGAGAATGAGCACATTACTTTGTCACTCTGTTAGAGAATTCAGAAATGCCATGTTTATATTTACTGTATTTGTTGCTGACTTATAAAGCAATAAAAAACATCCTTTTATTGTCTCTGTTGCTGTGACAACTTTTCTTTAAGGAGAACAAATTCTGAATATCTCTTGCTGCTGGAGATGACCTAAAATGATAAACATACTCTATTGTGTAGTTGTTATAGCATTGATCAAAAGATGCTAACCAGTTCTTTACTGTACAGGTAATGGTTGTGTGGCCTACCTTGAGGTGGAGTTAAAGTTGCCTTAATTGAGGATGGTGAGAACCCTGTCTCTGGTTTGGGGATgtcagaatttttttctttttccttcacttTCGAGAGAAACTGTTCAAAGAAAGTAAAGGTGTATTAGGAATTGCTTTCTTATATTGCTTTATTTAGAAGAAGAGGAGTACCAGCCATAAGACTTGGTAATGTTTGCCTTGTTGGAGCTTAAATAACAGTATGACTAAATGCGTAAGGAAAtctaaaagaagggaaaatgatGGGCTTTTGGGTCTTAACGGAGCTGAGATTGGGTACTAGAGTGGGTTTATGATTCTGTACAGAAATGCCTTGTTTcctgttttaaaaaattgttctttTCCAGATACAGTCTTCCTGTCATTCCTAATAAAATGAGACTATGAGCTGGACTCATTTATATCCTTAGTATTCACTATACTAAGCTTTGAACAAGTAAACCCACTCCCCCCAAATAGCAACAAACATTTACGGGAGACAAACACGCCGGTACAGTGATTGTCTGTATGGCACTCTCTGGGATTGGTCCTGCCCCTGCTAATATACCCAAAGTGTGAACATGAAAGCTTGCGATCTTCacttccaagcagcattctaacATACTTTTTCTAAAGTAGATTTGTTCATCGGGCAATCCTTGGTATAGATCAGGGAAGGGGAACCCTTTTTCTGCCATGGCCAATTAGATACAACATTTGTGGGTCATACAAGTCAAACAGCTCACCTAATGATTGCTGGAACTGCTTttctttggtgagatgtgtgatactAGCTGGTCTTGATTTCAAAGACCTTATGTGCCCATGGGCTAGATGTTCCCCAACCCTGgtgtgtgagtcagggttgactagtgAAGTAAATCCAGGGATACTTGTGTACgaataagagctttatatcaaagagatgaAAAAGGGTGTAATCAGGGATTTCACCTGAATGGGAAAGTAACAAATGAgaaatacaattaaaaaaatctatgaactAGTTTAGGCATAAAAATAGTGAAATTATATACAAAAATGTGATAGTCCAAATTAATAgaaactgaaaaggaaaaaagtTTACCAAGACTAACCAAATTTAATGGAACTGTGGAACAAAAAGAGACCTAATATATGCATTGTGGGAATTCCAGATGATGAAATATTGGCAAAATTTCTCCATCCTGATAAAGTAAACTGAGCTTTACATCCAAGAAACTAAAAGCAAACTAGACCAGAAAAATTTACTCAGAAACCCATTAGAGTTATATattcaaaaaaccaaaacaaatattGAAAGCATTTCGAAGCTAACAGTCTCATACAGCACATCTCCCACTAAGACTTTCAGTCATTCCTCAGACACATAGATGGCCAGAAGGCAGTAAAATGATACATTTAATGAGCTGGAAGAAATAAAAACCCCAGTCAATGAAAAGTACTATAATCAGAAGGAGCAGACTTCCAGCAATGGGTCGCCTAAGCATACATCCTGCACAGAACTTCAACAACAAAGACAGGAGAGACCAACTGAAATATATATGATCCCTGACCTGAGTTTCAGAGAAGAGGATAAAGAATTGTCCTGAACACTGAATAAGCTGAACAGAGTGGTCTGAGAGGAGACAAATGAGAATTGTTCGTTGGTCTCACATGACCCTAATCAGATCCACATACTCCAGCATCCAGGGTGGTGCCTGGTGATGAGAAAAGAGGCAAGTGGCTAAGGCCAACCTACAACCATCAATCAAATGCAAATACAATAGTATCACAATGAAAAATTACCTACTAAGGGGAAATAATAGGAAAAAATTTTCAGTAGAAACCTTGCAGCGCTTCCTTTCCAGCCTGGTCCCGGCGCTATGGCTCCCGCGAAGAAGGGCGGTGAGAAGAAGGGCCGTTCGGCCATCAACGAGGTCGTGACCAGGGAATACACCATCAACATTCACAAGCGTATCCATGGCGTGGGCTTCAAGAAGCGTGCCCCTCGGGCGCTCAAGGAGATTCGGAAGTTTGCCATGAAGGAGATGGGGACACCAGATGTACGAATCGACACCAGGCTCAACAAAGCTGTGTGGGCCAAAGGAATCAGGAATGTCCCGTACCGCATCCGTGTGCGGTTGTCCAGGAAACGAAACGAGGATGAAGATTCCCCAAACAAGCTGTACACACTGGTCACCTACGTGCCCGTCACCACTTTCAAAAACCTACAGACCGTCAACGTGGATGAAAACTAGTGACTGATTCTCTAATAAAGGTTTTtaagctgcaaaaaaaaaaaaaaaaagaaaccttgcaGCAGGTGAGAAGGAAATGGGATGACATATTTAtactctgaagaagaaaaaatgctAGCCAAGAATGAAATACCCAGAAATACTATATATTATGATAGGGTAAttagaaacaaaaaaaaccaccctCGAAACctactcactgctattgatttgCTGCCAACTCAAGAGACTTTAAGACAAGGTAGAgctgtcccctgtgagtttccaagacttaaccctttacagtagaaagctccttctttctcctgaaaatgACATTTCCAGATTAAAAGCAATTAAATGAATTTTTGAAAATCAGATAAATCTTATAAGAAAGAATAAAAGGAACTCTGGATAGAGAAGCATCAAGAGTACACAACAAACAAGATTAATAAATGTGGCAGACCATCCCGAGGCCAACCCAGATAGAGAAATAACCACAGAAAAACTATATTCAGATAGCAATTTGTAAACAAACAGTTGAGGGGTTGGAGTAAAGGAGacggtgtcaaggagtccagggagaaaaagaatgtttggaaactgattgtggtagcaattgtacaattcttgacatgattgaactatggaatgatgtgatatatgtattaaatcacaaaacattttaaaaagaagagggaATACTGTAGTTGTCAAACAAAATTGGAGAGACATTCAAGATTTCAAGAGAGTATAGGCTTTTAAGCTTGGAAAAAAATTACAGAAtaacttaaaagaaaattaatactCATAACGAAAAGGAAACAAATTCAGTAAACACTAAAACAATAGCAATgaagaaaatgacaagaaaaGCCACAAACAATGAACCAAGCACAGAAAGTTTTGTGAAATACACAAATAGCACAACAAAATAcagcaaaataacaataatactgccattgggtcaatgccaacATACAGCAACTTATAGAAGGTAGAATGgctctggtgagtttctgagcctttactagtggagtagaaagcctcatctttcttcatcatTATGTAGAATGCGTTTTGAAACAAAGTTTAAGTATTGAT includes the following:
- the LOC142424154 gene encoding large ribosomal subunit protein eL31-like; protein product: MAPAKKGGEKKGRSAINEVVTREYTINIHKRIHGVGFKKRAPRALKEIRKFAMKEMGTPDVRIDTRLNKAVWAKGIRNVPYRIRVRLSRKRNEDEDSPNKLYTLVTYVPVTTFKNLQTVNVDEN